Genomic window (Argopecten irradians isolate NY chromosome 13, Ai_NY, whole genome shotgun sequence):
CATTGTCGTAGGTAGAGAACTGGTAACCGTCGTAGTGCCCCATAGCATCAACTGTCAAAACACAGACAGGTTATACAGGATTGATAACACCGATCATCGAGGTTATATTGTACTGTCATACTAGTTCGGTGACCAACTGAAGCTGACTAAAATCTTAATTATACTTAACTACTAGATTCATACACTCATATGTGAATCAATGTGTTTTAACTCAAGTCGGTATtcaatttatatgtttataaaaaaaaacctgatggACCAGGCTAAGTTGTAGTAAACACACACAAATCTAATGGATAGCCGACATTTTCACCTCATTCGGTGATGATTCTATAGCTGTTTGTCTATCTAATGTAACTCCTATGTTAGTAGACCcaaattacaaaacataatGTATGTAAGATATTAACATTTATATGTAATAGTATGTTTAGGGTTTCAACGCTTTCCTGGTATACAAACTTACAATGCGGGAACTTTTACAATTGTCTTgtttaataaaatgatttggTAATGATGCTTTCTAAATGCTTGTTAAAAGATAAAACtcttaacaaacaaacaaaaaacttacCTGTGACATTCCCGGAGAATCCCGATACCGTCAGTCGGTACTTCGATGACTCGTCCCCCACACCGAAGTCCTGGTACTCGGCGTACTGTGTATCGTTCTTCCAGGACATCAAATTGATACGAAGGATGGAACCGTTCTGGGTTAGGAGGTGTATTATGTTCAGAcctaacaaaatatttattgagtCGTCAGGCATTGATTTAATATGTGTCTTTGTACCACATGTTACAAATTCCGATAAACAATCAAactgtaaaaattaaaaaaaaaaaatataacccATGGTACGTTATTCTAGATAGTATTAATTGTGATATAATATGGGaaagttaaatttaaatatattagtTGTACCCGTGAAATACATAAATGTtttaacagtacatgtatgtagtccATGTCTGTACATGTGGCCTAGCCTTAGGGACCTGTCGTCGTGTCGCGTAACATGTTGTGGAGACATTGATGGAAGCTATTTAACCCAACAGTTACACATGACTGTGATTTATCATGTCTGCTAGTGCTCAGCATTTTGATGTAACTTAGAATGACTCTGTGattaacattgatttatatatattactcaaCAAAAACATGTAGGGCTATATAAACGCCATCGAAACTATTATATAAGTGTCAATTCCCCCAGTACTCGACCATGAGTACCCCAGTACTCGACCATGAGTACTGGGCCATATACTTTGTCAtgtggaataaagtactgaaacTACAATGCTGCGTTTGACTCTACATCTACTCAACTTTActcaacaacacacaacaccaacTTTAAAGAAGACACACAGAAGATAAAGAATAGAATTACttcataattttgttattttatgtcTAAGCACATACATTTGTTATTGTTATCTTAATTTGGTTTTTGTACAGAAACATAAGACATCAGTCGTGGATAATAATAGACTTGTGTAGTAcctcatatatacactgtacttaccgGCCCAGAATTCCCCGTCTATGTCACCAAATCCTGTCTGATATTCCGTCCAGTTCCTGTAAAAGTTTACAGTACCGTCCTGTCTGTTCTGTATCACCTGttagttaaataaacaaaaataattcagCGATATTTATAA
Coding sequences:
- the LOC138306677 gene encoding ficolin-1-like produces the protein MDTYGGPWTVIQNRQDGTVNFYRNWTEYQTGFGDIDGEFWAGLNIIHLLTQNGSILRINLMSWKNDTQYAEYQDFGVGDESSKYRLTVSGFSGNVTVDAMGHYDGYQFSTYDNDNDVLGGGNCAVDLQGAWWYRDCTTSNLNGRYVQDTGDDYQSMYWYVFYYGRSYVPLMRSRMMVKHPGV